The following proteins are co-located in the Streptomyces bottropensis ATCC 25435 genome:
- a CDS encoding AAA family ATPase codes for MPTCTPFALPTTVSEPSIPGHLTQLDVAADLLTLLRTTTTEPRPDAQLEALTLAVAADLPVLLWGEPGIGKTAALTQLAAAWDLPLTTVIASVHEPSDFSGLPIVGDDPAEQGVPMAPPDWAVRLVRAGRGLLFLDELSTAPPAVQAALLRLVLERRIGALQLPPGVRIVAAANPRSSAADGWELSPPLANRFVHLQWTHDHEVVVRGLGGIWPRATLPRLAPERLPEAVDFARRAVCALLAARPKLVHQLPSSESRRGGAWPSPRSWEMTLHLIAFATAADVSRDVLSQLVRGTVGDGPGLELLASLDRLDLPDPETLLADPAGADLPERGDLRQAVLDGVVAAVRTRPEKDRWDAAWALLVRALETGAPDLVVVPATTLASLRREDWDVPSAIENLAGVVTLSRRADEAAARAKKANGAHR; via the coding sequence ATGCCCACATGCACGCCGTTCGCCCTGCCCACCACCGTCTCCGAGCCCTCCATCCCCGGTCACCTCACTCAACTCGACGTCGCGGCCGACCTGTTGACCCTGTTGCGGACCACGACCACCGAACCGCGCCCCGACGCCCAGCTGGAGGCACTGACGCTGGCCGTCGCCGCCGACCTGCCCGTACTGCTGTGGGGCGAGCCGGGGATCGGCAAGACCGCGGCGCTGACACAGCTCGCGGCCGCCTGGGACCTTCCGCTGACGACCGTGATCGCCAGCGTGCACGAGCCGTCCGACTTCTCGGGCCTGCCGATCGTGGGGGACGACCCGGCCGAGCAGGGAGTGCCGATGGCCCCGCCGGACTGGGCGGTGCGGCTGGTGCGCGCCGGCCGGGGGCTGCTGTTCCTGGACGAGCTGTCGACGGCGCCGCCCGCCGTCCAGGCCGCGCTGCTGCGCCTGGTGCTGGAGCGGAGGATCGGAGCGCTGCAACTGCCGCCCGGCGTACGGATCGTGGCCGCCGCCAACCCCCGGTCCTCGGCGGCCGACGGGTGGGAGCTGAGCCCGCCGCTGGCCAACCGGTTCGTGCATCTGCAGTGGACGCACGACCACGAGGTCGTCGTCCGGGGTCTCGGGGGGATCTGGCCGCGGGCCACCCTGCCGCGGCTCGCACCGGAGCGGCTGCCGGAGGCGGTGGACTTCGCCCGGCGCGCGGTGTGCGCGCTGCTGGCCGCACGGCCCAAGCTCGTTCATCAGCTGCCCTCCAGCGAGAGCCGCCGGGGCGGGGCGTGGCCGTCGCCCCGGAGCTGGGAGATGACGCTGCATCTGATCGCCTTCGCGACCGCCGCCGATGTGTCGCGCGACGTGCTCTCCCAGCTGGTGCGGGGCACCGTGGGCGACGGTCCGGGTCTGGAACTGCTGGCCTCTTTGGACCGGCTGGACCTGCCGGACCCGGAGACGCTGCTCGCCGACCCGGCGGGGGCGGACCTGCCCGAGCGGGGGGATCTGCGGCAGGCGGTGCTCGACGGCGTGGTGGCGGCGGTCCGGACCCGGCCGGAGAAGGACCGCTGGGACGCGGCGTGGGCCCTGCTGGTGCGGGCGCTGGAGACCGGGGCCCCGGATCTGGTGGTCGTTCCCGCGACCACCCTCGCGTCATTGCGCCGTGAAGACTGGGACGTGCCGTCGGCGATCGAGAACCTGGCCGGCGTGGTCACCCTGTCCCGGCGCGCGGACGAGGCAGCCGCCCGCGCCAAGAAGGCGAACGGGGCCCACCGTTGA
- a CDS encoding MFS transporter: MALFVIASCQLMVVLDITIVNIALPDIQRSLDFSTTSLAWVVNAYTLTFGGLLLLGGRAGDILGRRRVFIFGVLLFVLASLLGGLAQNEAQLLAARALQGVGGAIASPTSLALISTTFREGPERNRAFGVFAAVSAGGGAIGLLAGGVLVEWLNWRWVLFVNVPIGLLIVLATPRWIKESERTPGQFDITGALTSTLGMVCLVYGFIRAAQEGWRDPLTLASFAGAVVLLVAFVLVEKRSRQPITPLHMFADRNRAGTYGIMLCLAAAIFGMFFFLTLFTQNVLGFSPLATGLAFLPVSAVIAVGAGLASRFLPVYGPKPFMVGGAILAAAGLGWLTLTDVHSTYAGSVLGPMLVFSLGMGMEFVSLTLMALSDVPNAETGAASGLLNATQQVGGSLGLSILVTMYGTASTNEAAEQIPDFLSQATPAERLRFEQTGQLPQPWSDEVLTAGISAAFVMAAIFTVVAALIAVLAIQVRPSDLERLKGGVGPGPG; this comes from the coding sequence ATGGCGCTGTTCGTCATCGCCTCGTGTCAGCTGATGGTGGTGCTGGACATCACCATCGTGAACATCGCCCTTCCGGACATCCAGCGTTCGCTGGACTTCTCGACGACGAGCCTCGCCTGGGTGGTCAACGCGTACACGCTGACCTTCGGCGGACTGTTGCTGCTCGGCGGCCGGGCCGGTGACATCCTCGGCCGGCGCCGGGTCTTCATCTTCGGTGTGCTGCTGTTCGTGCTGGCCTCGCTCCTCGGCGGCCTCGCCCAGAACGAGGCCCAACTCCTCGCCGCCCGCGCCCTCCAGGGTGTCGGCGGCGCCATCGCGTCCCCGACGTCCCTCGCCCTGATCAGTACGACCTTCCGTGAAGGGCCGGAACGCAACCGGGCGTTCGGGGTGTTCGCGGCGGTCTCGGCGGGCGGCGGCGCGATCGGGCTGCTCGCCGGCGGCGTGCTCGTGGAGTGGCTGAACTGGCGGTGGGTGTTGTTCGTCAACGTGCCCATCGGACTGCTGATCGTGCTGGCGACACCGCGCTGGATCAAGGAGTCCGAGCGCACCCCCGGGCAGTTCGACATCACCGGAGCCCTGACCTCCACCCTGGGCATGGTGTGCCTGGTGTACGGCTTCATCCGGGCCGCGCAGGAGGGCTGGCGGGACCCGCTCACCCTGGCCTCGTTCGCCGGCGCCGTCGTGCTCCTCGTGGCGTTCGTGCTGGTGGAGAAGCGCTCCCGGCAGCCGATCACGCCCCTGCACATGTTCGCCGACCGTAACCGCGCGGGAACGTACGGCATCATGCTGTGCCTGGCGGCCGCGATCTTCGGCATGTTCTTCTTCCTCACGCTGTTCACCCAGAACGTGCTGGGCTTCAGCCCGTTGGCCACCGGCCTCGCGTTCCTGCCGGTCAGCGCCGTCATCGCGGTCGGCGCCGGGCTGGCCTCGCGGTTCCTGCCCGTGTACGGACCCAAACCGTTCATGGTGGGGGGCGCGATCCTCGCGGCGGCCGGTCTCGGCTGGCTGACCCTGACCGATGTCCACTCCACCTACGCGGGCAGCGTCCTCGGGCCGATGCTCGTCTTCAGTCTCGGCATGGGCATGGAGTTCGTCTCACTGACCCTGATGGCGCTCTCCGACGTCCCGAACGCCGAGACCGGCGCGGCCTCCGGACTCCTCAACGCCACCCAGCAGGTGGGGGGTTCGCTCGGCCTCTCCATCCTCGTCACCATGTACGGCACGGCCAGCACCAACGAGGCGGCCGAGCAGATCCCGGACTTCCTGTCGCAGGCGACGCCGGCCGAGCGCCTGCGGTTCGAACAGACCGGGCAGCTCCCGCAGCCCTGGTCCGACGAGGTGCTCACCGCGGGCATCTCGGCCGCCTTCGTCATGGCCGCGATCTTCACCGTCGTCGCCGCCCTGATCGCCGTCCTGGCCATCCAGGTCCGGCCCTCCGACCTGGAGCGGCTGAAGGGCGGGGTCGGGCCGGGCCCGGGCTGA
- a CDS encoding TetR/AcrR family transcriptional regulator yields the protein MERKKDAPLRSDAQRNRERILAVALTELTRSADAPLSGIAKKACVGQGTFYRHFPTREALVLEIYRHEMRQVADSAVELLATRAPDRALREWMDRLARFAMTKAGLADAIRQATSRPDGPDRPAPTPVTDAAELLLRAGEKAGTVRPGVTADDFFLAIAGLWQLDPQTDWQPRAARLLDLVMDGLRTGAASPERGARPGSPGRRTRP from the coding sequence GTGGAGCGGAAGAAGGATGCTCCTCTGCGCTCGGACGCCCAGCGCAACCGTGAGCGCATCCTGGCGGTCGCCCTGACCGAACTGACGCGCAGCGCGGACGCGCCGTTGAGCGGGATCGCCAAAAAGGCGTGCGTCGGACAGGGCACGTTCTACCGGCACTTCCCCACCCGGGAGGCCCTGGTCCTGGAGATCTACCGCCACGAGATGCGGCAGGTCGCCGACTCCGCCGTCGAACTCCTCGCCACGCGCGCGCCGGACCGGGCGCTGCGCGAGTGGATGGACCGGTTGGCCCGGTTCGCCATGACCAAGGCCGGCCTCGCCGACGCGATCCGCCAGGCCACCAGCCGCCCCGACGGCCCCGACCGTCCGGCCCCCACGCCGGTGACCGACGCCGCCGAACTCCTGCTCCGCGCGGGCGAGAAGGCCGGGACCGTCCGCCCCGGAGTCACCGCGGACGACTTCTTCCTCGCGATCGCCGGCCTCTGGCAGCTCGACCCCCAGACCGACTGGCAGCCACGCGCCGCCCGCCTCCTCGACCTCGTCATGGACGGGCTGCGCACGGGGGCCGCGAGCCCGGAGCGGGGAGCGCGGCCCGGTTCACCCGGACGACGCACGCGGCCGTGA
- a CDS encoding right-handed parallel beta-helix repeat-containing protein, whose translation MRPQRFTACASLLSVLAGGLLALSAPAAHAAGSIYVATNGNDSNAGTLAAPLRTVQRAVDLAQAGDSILIRGGTYAPTASIQLLKSGTASQPIRLGNYNGERVVIDGEGMPYTPGAVGSTIPRAQRGAIHIEGEYWRLSGLEIANGPYGIFGVDTSGNVFERLVTRNNYESGLHLQGASSANRIINLDSYGNRDPRKNGESADGLAIKEGSGTGNVVRGARLWNNADDGLDFWEFLSPVTVEASVAHGNGYNRWSLPNYTGDGNGFKLGGGGDEDLPAGHVVRNSAAWDNSAGGFIDNANPGALLAERCTAWRNKGTGFDFADADGTLTKNLAVANGTNVSLGSNSGGSGNSWNLGGTWSFTSTDATTITGPRTADGSIPTSPFLRPAGGADVGARF comes from the coding sequence ATGCGTCCACAGCGATTCACCGCGTGCGCAAGCCTGTTGAGCGTCCTGGCCGGCGGCCTGCTGGCCCTGTCCGCCCCGGCCGCGCACGCCGCCGGCAGCATCTACGTGGCGACCAACGGCAACGACAGCAACGCCGGCACCCTGGCGGCCCCGTTGCGGACCGTCCAGCGGGCGGTGGACCTGGCGCAGGCGGGCGACTCGATCCTGATCCGGGGCGGAACCTACGCGCCGACGGCGAGCATCCAGCTGCTCAAGAGCGGTACGGCGAGCCAGCCCATCCGGCTCGGCAACTACAACGGCGAGCGGGTCGTCATCGACGGTGAGGGGATGCCGTACACCCCCGGCGCGGTCGGCTCCACCATCCCCCGGGCCCAGCGGGGCGCGATCCACATCGAGGGGGAGTACTGGCGGCTGAGCGGACTGGAGATCGCCAACGGGCCGTACGGGATCTTCGGCGTGGACACCAGTGGCAACGTCTTCGAGCGGCTGGTCACGCGCAACAACTACGAGTCCGGCCTGCACCTCCAGGGTGCGTCGAGTGCCAACCGGATCATCAACCTGGACAGTTACGGCAACCGGGATCCGCGCAAGAACGGTGAGAGCGCCGACGGCCTGGCGATCAAGGAGGGTTCCGGGACGGGCAACGTCGTGCGCGGGGCCCGGCTGTGGAACAACGCCGACGACGGGCTGGACTTCTGGGAGTTCCTCTCGCCGGTGACGGTCGAGGCAAGCGTCGCCCACGGCAACGGCTACAACCGCTGGAGCCTGCCGAACTACACCGGTGACGGGAACGGCTTCAAGCTCGGCGGCGGCGGTGACGAGGACCTGCCCGCGGGGCACGTCGTGCGCAACAGCGCGGCGTGGGACAACTCCGCCGGGGGGTTCATCGACAACGCCAACCCCGGTGCGCTGCTGGCCGAGCGCTGCACGGCGTGGCGCAACAAGGGCACCGGGTTCGACTTCGCCGACGCCGACGGCACACTGACCAAGAACCTCGCGGTCGCCAACGGCACGAACGTCTCGCTGGGCTCGAACTCCGGCGGCAGCGGCAACTCCTGGAACCTCGGCGGCACCTGGTCCTTCACGAGCACGGACGCGACGACGATCACCGGCCCCAGGACGGCGGACGGCTCGATCCCGACGTCACCGTTCCTGCGACCGGCGGGTGGTGCGGATGTGGGGGCGCGGTTCTGA
- a CDS encoding (2Fe-2S)-binding protein: MSPATSSTYSAITLNINGEKHTLSVDHRTTLLDALRERLDMTGTKKGCDQGQCGACTLLVDGRRSVSCLQLAVAAEGREITTIEGVADGDELHPVQQAFLDLDGFQCGYCTPGQICSAIAVIEEHAAGWPSAVTDDVRPEAGAPPLTPAEIRERMSGNLCRCGAYVSIVEAVARAAADSTANTKETVA; the protein is encoded by the coding sequence ATGTCCCCAGCCACCTCCTCGACGTACAGCGCCATCACCCTGAACATCAACGGCGAGAAGCACACGCTCTCCGTCGACCACCGCACCACCCTGCTCGACGCCCTGCGCGAGCGCCTCGACATGACCGGCACCAAGAAGGGCTGCGACCAGGGACAGTGCGGTGCCTGCACCCTCCTCGTCGACGGACGCCGGAGCGTGTCCTGTCTGCAGCTGGCGGTCGCGGCCGAGGGCCGCGAGATCACCACCATCGAGGGCGTCGCCGACGGGGACGAGCTGCACCCCGTGCAGCAGGCGTTCCTCGATCTCGACGGCTTCCAGTGCGGCTACTGCACCCCGGGCCAGATCTGCTCGGCCATCGCGGTCATCGAGGAACACGCGGCGGGCTGGCCCAGTGCCGTCACCGACGACGTCCGCCCCGAGGCGGGAGCGCCACCGCTCACCCCCGCGGAGATCCGCGAGCGGATGAGCGGCAACCTGTGCCGCTGCGGCGCCTACGTGTCGATCGTCGAGGCCGTCGCCCGCGCCGCCGCCGACAGCACCGCGAACACCAAGGAGACCGTGGCGTGA
- a CDS encoding cellulase family glycosylhydrolase, with product MRSRRRTTSPARIPRAATLAAALLGLLLPLFVLGTPAHAAPPGFRIENGRLLERSGNDFVMRGVNHAHTWYADRIGSLAHIKAKGANTVRVVLSSGDRWTRNDTADVANVVTQCKRNRLICVLEVHDTTGYGEQSGAVTLSRAADYWIGVQSALTGQEDHVIVNIGNEPYGNNNYAGWTADTKAAIQKLRAAGFDHTIMVDAPNWGQDWAFTMRDNAASVFAADPDANTIFSIHMYGVFDTAAEVNDYLNRFVAAGLPIVVGEFGHDHSDGNPDEDAILATAQRLGLGYLGWSWSGNGGGVEYLDMVTGFDPNRLTSWGQRLFNGANGIAATSKEAAIYASSGGDTTPPTAPGTPTASAVTSSSAALTWSAATDASGVTGYDVVRVNGTAETAATTTTGTSATLTGLTPATSYTFAVYARDAAGNRSVRSGTVNVTTTSGGSTAACAVGYRVTGEWSGGFQGEIVIRNTGASAVNGWTLRWTFPDSQRVSSLWGGTASQSGASVTVTAASWTATIPAAGSVTLGFTASRGSTNPAPTGFTLDGAACSTT from the coding sequence ATGAGATCCCGTAGGCGCACGACCTCCCCCGCCCGTATCCCCCGTGCGGCCACCCTCGCCGCCGCCCTCCTCGGCCTGCTGCTCCCCCTGTTCGTCCTCGGCACGCCGGCGCACGCGGCGCCGCCCGGATTCCGTATCGAGAACGGCCGGCTGCTGGAGCGCTCCGGCAACGACTTCGTGATGCGTGGCGTGAACCACGCCCACACCTGGTACGCCGACCGGATCGGCTCGCTCGCCCACATCAAGGCCAAGGGCGCCAACACCGTGCGCGTGGTCCTCTCCAGCGGGGACCGGTGGACCCGCAACGACACGGCCGACGTGGCGAACGTCGTGACGCAGTGCAAGCGGAACCGGCTCATCTGCGTCCTGGAGGTGCACGACACCACGGGCTACGGCGAACAGAGCGGGGCGGTCACGCTCTCCCGGGCCGCCGACTACTGGATCGGGGTGCAGAGCGCGCTGACGGGCCAGGAGGACCACGTCATCGTCAACATCGGCAACGAGCCGTACGGCAACAACAACTACGCGGGCTGGACCGCCGACACCAAGGCCGCGATACAGAAACTGCGCGCCGCCGGTTTCGACCACACGATCATGGTCGACGCCCCCAACTGGGGCCAGGACTGGGCGTTCACGATGCGCGACAACGCGGCCTCCGTCTTCGCCGCCGACCCGGACGCCAACACGATCTTCTCCATCCACATGTACGGCGTCTTCGACACGGCGGCGGAGGTGAACGACTACCTCAACCGGTTCGTGGCGGCCGGACTGCCCATCGTGGTGGGTGAGTTCGGGCACGACCACTCGGACGGCAACCCCGACGAGGACGCCATCCTCGCCACCGCCCAGCGGCTCGGCCTCGGTTACCTCGGCTGGTCCTGGAGCGGCAACGGCGGCGGTGTCGAGTACCTGGACATGGTCACCGGCTTCGACCCGAACCGGCTGACCAGCTGGGGTCAGCGCCTCTTCAACGGCGCGAACGGCATCGCCGCCACGTCCAAGGAGGCCGCGATCTACGCCTCCTCCGGCGGCGACACCACTCCCCCGACGGCCCCGGGCACCCCGACCGCCTCCGCGGTGACCTCCTCGTCCGCCGCCCTGACCTGGTCCGCGGCCACCGACGCGAGCGGTGTCACCGGCTACGACGTGGTCCGGGTCAACGGCACCGCCGAGACCGCCGCGACCACCACGACCGGCACCTCCGCCACGCTCACCGGGCTGACCCCCGCCACGTCCTACACCTTCGCCGTGTACGCGCGCGACGCGGCCGGCAACCGCTCGGTGCGCTCGGGAACGGTGAACGTCACGACCACCTCCGGCGGTTCCACGGCGGCCTGTGCCGTCGGCTACCGGGTGACGGGCGAGTGGTCCGGCGGCTTCCAGGGCGAGATCGTCATCCGCAACACCGGCGCCTCGGCCGTCAACGGCTGGACCCTGCGCTGGACCTTCCCCGACAGCCAGCGCGTCTCGAGTCTGTGGGGCGGTACGGCGTCCCAGTCCGGCGCGTCCGTGACCGTCACCGCCGCCTCCTGGACCGCGACCATCCCGGCCGCGGGATCGGTCACCCTCGGCTTCACGGCGAGCCGTGGCAGCACCAACCCGGCGCCCACCGGGTTCACGCTCGACGGGGCCGCCTGCTCGACGACTTGA
- a CDS encoding GDSL-type esterase/lipase family protein — MRSTPHSPLRHVPLLGLLAALLASLALTLAPPAAAGPATAETLAAPVRVMPLGDSITGSPGCWRAVLWNRLRNAGYTDLDFVGTLGTQGCGQEHDGDNEGHGGELVTNVADQNLLPARLSATRPDIVVMHFGTNDVWSSIAPDRILAAYTKLVGQMRASNPHMRILVAQLIPMNPGSCPGCAQRVVDFDARIPAWARATSTVDSPVTVVDQWTGFSTATDTYDGVHPNSAGDDKIAARWYPALSAVLDAGVPGDPGDPGDPGDPGGGRPTCGAVFRATNVWQGGYQGEVTVTNTSTSAVTGWSVTVVPAGGARLTQVWNGTSATAADGTVTVTNASWNGSLAPGASATFGFVATTPTTAGTPSATVGCTARGTATS; from the coding sequence ATGCGCAGCACCCCTCATTCCCCCTTACGGCACGTACCGCTACTCGGCCTGCTGGCCGCCCTGCTCGCCTCCCTCGCACTGACCCTCGCGCCACCCGCCGCGGCCGGGCCGGCGACCGCCGAGACCCTCGCGGCCCCGGTACGCGTCATGCCGCTCGGCGACTCGATCACGGGTTCACCCGGCTGCTGGCGGGCGGTGCTGTGGAACCGTCTGCGGAACGCCGGCTACACGGACCTCGACTTCGTCGGCACGCTCGGCACGCAGGGCTGCGGGCAGGAGCACGACGGCGACAACGAGGGCCACGGCGGCGAGCTGGTGACCAACGTGGCCGACCAGAACCTACTGCCCGCCCGCCTGTCGGCGACGCGCCCGGACATCGTTGTCATGCACTTCGGCACGAACGACGTGTGGAGCAGCATCGCCCCGGACCGCATCCTCGCCGCGTACACCAAGCTCGTCGGCCAGATGCGGGCCTCCAACCCGCACATGCGGATCCTCGTCGCGCAGCTCATCCCCATGAACCCCGGCAGCTGCCCGGGATGCGCACAGCGTGTCGTGGACTTCGACGCGCGGATCCCCGCCTGGGCCAGGGCGACGAGCACCGTCGACTCACCCGTGACGGTGGTCGACCAGTGGACCGGGTTCAGCACGGCCACCGACACCTACGACGGCGTGCACCCGAACTCCGCCGGCGACGACAAGATCGCCGCCCGCTGGTATCCGGCGCTGAGCGCGGTGCTCGACGCCGGGGTGCCGGGTGATCCGGGCGATCCCGGTGACCCCGGCGATCCGGGCGGCGGCCGGCCCACGTGCGGCGCGGTCTTCCGGGCCACCAACGTCTGGCAGGGCGGCTACCAGGGTGAGGTGACGGTGACGAACACCTCCACGTCCGCCGTGACGGGCTGGTCCGTGACGGTCGTACCGGCCGGCGGGGCCCGTCTCACCCAGGTCTGGAACGGGACCTCGGCCACGGCGGCCGACGGCACGGTCACGGTCACCAACGCCTCGTGGAACGGCTCGCTCGCGCCGGGCGCGAGCGCCACGTTCGGATTCGTCGCCACGACGCCCACGACGGCCGGGACGCCGTCGGCGACGGTCGGCTGCACGGCACGGGGGACGGCCACCTCGTAA
- a CDS encoding FAD binding domain-containing protein produces the protein MKEFDYQRAYDVSGAVALLGADPEARFLGGGTNLVDLMKTGVERPARLVDVRELPLDGVESTEDGGLRIGATVTNSDLAAHPEVRRRYPALAQAVLAGASGQLRNMATVGGNLLQRTRCGYFADVTQPCNKRLPGSGCPAIEGEHHNHAILGASGHCVATHPSDMGVALAAFDAVVTYETADGPGESPLADFYLPVGDTPHIETALPPGALITGVVLPPAPVAAHSRYRKVRERASYAFAIGSIAAALDVRDGLVHEVRLAFGAVASRPWRARTAERALTGAPATAESFAAAADAELAAAAPLPHNGYKVTLMRNLVVAVLSELTEEASR, from the coding sequence GTGAAGGAGTTCGACTACCAGCGGGCGTACGACGTCTCCGGCGCGGTCGCCCTGCTCGGCGCCGACCCCGAGGCCCGCTTCCTCGGCGGCGGCACCAACCTCGTCGACCTGATGAAGACCGGCGTCGAGCGGCCCGCCCGGCTCGTCGACGTCCGCGAACTCCCCCTCGACGGGGTCGAGTCCACCGAGGACGGCGGACTGCGCATCGGCGCGACCGTCACCAACAGCGACCTCGCCGCGCACCCCGAAGTCCGGCGCCGCTACCCGGCGTTGGCCCAGGCGGTGCTGGCCGGCGCGTCCGGGCAGCTGCGCAACATGGCCACCGTCGGCGGCAACCTCCTGCAGCGCACCCGCTGCGGCTACTTCGCCGACGTGACCCAGCCCTGCAACAAGCGCCTGCCCGGCAGCGGCTGCCCCGCGATCGAGGGCGAGCATCACAACCACGCGATCCTCGGCGCCTCCGGGCACTGCGTGGCCACCCATCCCTCCGACATGGGGGTGGCCCTGGCCGCCTTCGACGCCGTGGTGACGTACGAGACGGCCGACGGGCCCGGCGAGTCGCCGCTCGCCGACTTCTACCTCCCGGTGGGCGACACCCCGCACATCGAGACGGCCCTGCCGCCGGGAGCCCTGATCACCGGCGTCGTCCTGCCACCCGCCCCCGTCGCCGCGCACTCCCGCTACCGCAAGGTCCGCGAACGCGCCTCGTACGCCTTCGCCATCGGCTCGATCGCCGCCGCGCTCGACGTCCGCGACGGCCTCGTGCACGAGGTACGGCTGGCTTTCGGGGCGGTCGCGTCCCGGCCGTGGCGGGCCCGCACGGCCGAGCGTGCGCTGACCGGGGCCCCGGCGACCGCCGAGTCCTTCGCGGCCGCCGCCGACGCCGAACTGGCCGCGGCCGCACCGCTGCCGCACAACGGGTACAAGGTGACGCTCATGCGCAACCTCGTCGTGGCCGTCCTGTCCGAACTCACCGAGGAGGCCTCCCGATGA